One Alteromonas sp. KC3 DNA segment encodes these proteins:
- a CDS encoding cation diffusion facilitator family transporter, whose amino-acid sequence MHHHHHSHAHTHDVDNADTTRIGWAFWLNFIFTIIEFVGGWLTNSVAIMADAVHDLGDSLSIGLAWYLSKLGKKAATQKYSYGFKRLSLMGAMINGVILVIGSVWVLSEAIPRLMEPEMPMTQGMIGLAILGIAVNGFAAYKLHGGHSMNEKVLNWHLIEDTMGWVAVLVVAIVLHFVHWPILDPILSIVFTLFILINVVRYVVQTMGLFLQGVPDIKVREAISKALLSIKHVDEIHHVHFWSLDGEQHVLTAHVVIDCSISNDTLRELKRQVNSLLAPFNLAHTTIEFELPGEPCRDEPDNLHTHAHDHQHDELT is encoded by the coding sequence ATGCATCACCATCATCATTCCCATGCACATACTCATGACGTTGACAATGCCGACACAACGCGTATTGGTTGGGCATTTTGGCTGAACTTTATTTTCACCATTATCGAGTTCGTAGGTGGTTGGCTAACCAACAGTGTCGCCATTATGGCTGATGCCGTACATGACTTAGGTGATTCTTTGTCCATTGGTTTAGCGTGGTACTTAAGTAAGCTTGGCAAAAAAGCGGCCACACAAAAATATTCCTATGGCTTTAAACGTTTGAGCTTAATGGGCGCTATGATTAACGGTGTTATCTTAGTGATAGGTTCTGTTTGGGTGCTATCTGAGGCGATTCCTCGATTAATGGAACCTGAAATGCCAATGACACAAGGCATGATTGGACTTGCAATACTGGGTATTGCGGTCAATGGTTTTGCCGCGTACAAACTCCACGGCGGTCATTCTATGAATGAGAAAGTGCTCAATTGGCATTTAATTGAAGACACCATGGGGTGGGTGGCAGTGTTGGTTGTCGCGATTGTATTGCACTTTGTCCATTGGCCCATTCTTGATCCTATCCTTTCTATTGTCTTTACACTCTTCATTCTAATTAATGTGGTGCGATACGTAGTGCAAACGATGGGACTATTCCTGCAAGGTGTGCCAGATATAAAAGTGAGGGAAGCGATCAGCAAAGCGCTACTGTCGATAAAACACGTTGATGAGATTCACCACGTACACTTTTGGTCGTTAGATGGGGAGCAGCATGTGTTAACTGCGCATGTTGTTATTGACTGCAGTATTAGTAACGACACGCTTCGCGAACTGAAGCGCCAAGTAAATTCTCTGTTGGCGCCATTCAATCTTGCTCACACAACGATTGAGTTTGAATTGCCTGGAGAGCCTTGTCGTGATGAGCCGGACAATCTTCATACCCATGCGCATGATCATCAGCACGACGAACTCACCTAG